A window of Pullulanibacillus sp. KACC 23026 genomic DNA:
TTTTGAGTACATTGAGCAGCAATAATGATTTGTGGCATAAGCGCATGAACACCATCAGGCATTTGACCGCCTTGAAAATGACCTCTTGAATAAAGGAAAGCGTTTTTCAAAGACATACCATGGAAAAGCAGCTGAGGAATATCACGGTATGATGGCAATAACCAATCGTCTTTTTCCATAGCAAAGTGACTCGCAAGCATAGAAGCTTCTTGTCCGGCAACCGGTGCATAGAAGCCAATACGTCCTTGGCGATTTAATGAAATCGCACGTTGATCCCAAATGCGTGTAAAGACCATGCGGCGCATAAGCTCTTTTAATTGATCATCTGTTAAATCAGGAACAGCCGCTTCATTCACAACTTCTCCGTTTTCATTTAGAATTTGCAAAGTCTCGAACAGATTGTCGACTTGCTCTTTGTAATGCGTTTGCAATCCCTTCACCTTTCCTTTCAAATTAGGGGTTTATAGTTTACCTCTATAATTTCTGATGAGAGCTTTCTGCGAGACCTTAAAGAAAAAAAGGGTCTTTGGTTAAGAACAGAAAAACTGTTTCACCAAAATGAAGAAAAATAATAATACAATTCCACCACATCAATTTTATAATAATTAAATTGAAAACGTCAATAACTAGGGCTTTTTTTCAAAATGAATAACTTCTGTTATACTTCTTAAACTAAAACTGTACTATCGCTGTTTTAGTATTTAATCGTGTCCTGATAATCTGTTTGGAATAAAAGTGATGCCTGTCCGGCATTTCCAAAAATAGCTTTTAAGTCTAGTATCTCCCATACAGCCCTTATCTTACCCTTTTATTTGAGCGTTTCAAAGGCATAAAAAAAGGGGGTAACGGCTGTAGTTTACCCCGAATGCTTGCCCATAATATTCATGCTTTTATAAAAGTTTTTCTTGTCCTGATTAAATTGATTCGTTGAGTTATTAAATTTATCTTTATCTGTGTTAATTTTTTTGTAAGAATTATTGACTTTATCTAGCTGAGCTTGCAGTTTCTCAACGGTAAGATTTTTTGTTTTCAGCAGATTAAAGAGAGCTGTTTCTTGATCCAATGAATCTGAGTAGTCTTTATAGAGTGTTTGAAATGCTGATTTCCTATTAGACATATCGTTTATTAAAGCTTTGGCATAAGTGGCGGATTTGCCGGTTTTAACCTCTTTCAAAAGAGGGACCGCTTTCTCGAACACCTTTTCTGCTTGGTCAATACTTTCCTTTTCCTTCATTATTAAAGTTCTTCGTTTCTTGATACTCTTTAAAGCCTCTTCACTTTTCGCACTAATTTGATCAAAATGCTTCATATCAAGAGCCATTATTTCATTGTAAAGGTTTTGTTCTTTTTGTTCTTCCTGAATCAGCGGCTTTTGCTGGTCATTAAATGTTTTCTCTTCATGAGCGGCTTTCTCCATGTCGGTATAAGCCTGTTCAGCAGGACTTGCTTGTTTTGAACATCCCCCGATAAAAAGCAATCCTATTAAAGGTAAAAATAAACTAAATGTTTTAATACGATGTATCAAAATCACATCCCCCCTGACTTGATGATCTCGGATTACAAACAGGTCTATGAAAAACCAGCTCTCCATCCTAGTTCACTTAGAACCTCTCCCTATGATATTATAATAAAATAAGCTGCTATTTAAGAACAGGCTTCGTTTATTATATAAAGGAGTGTACCACATATGTTAACCATGGAGGACATTGTACGCGAAGGCCATCCTGCCCTTCGCAAGGTTTCTAAGGAAGTCACGCTCCCTCCGAGCGAGGAAGAAAAAGAAATCTTACAAAAAATGATGGAATTTCTTAAGAACAGCCAGGATGATGAACTAGCTGAAAAATATAAACTGCGGGCAGGGATAGGTCTTGCTGCACCACAGATTGCTATAAACAAACGAATGATTGCTATTTATTTAATAGAAGAGGATGGCAAAGTACACGAATACGCTTGGTTTAATCCAAAAATTATTAGCCATTCGGTCGAGGAAACCTATCTTGAAAGCGGTGAAGGCTGTTTGTCAGTCGATCGTGAAGTGGAAGGCTATGTCCCGCGTTACGCCCGCATACGAGTAAAGGCCTATGATTTGTCTGGGAAAGAAGTTTCAGTAAAATTGAAAGGTTTGGCAGCCATTGCCGTTCAGCATGAAATCGATCATCTCGATGGCATCATGTTTTATGATCGAATCAATAAAGAGGATCCATTCAAAATTCCAGATGGCGTTCCAAAAAAATAAAAAAAAAAAAACAGGCGTTCACATAAAAGTGAGCGCCATTTTTTTAATGATTTGGCCGTCTCGCTCAGCTAGCTGGAATTAAACCGAGCTTCTGCAAACCGAATGCGATTCCGTCTTGATCCACCGGTTTCGTTACATCACGCGCTGCCTCTTTTGCCGCCTGTACAGCATTTCCCATTGCAATCCCATGTCCGACAAACTTAAGCATCTCAATATCATTCAGTCCATCTCCAAAAGCCACAGCCTCTTCAGGAGCAATGCCAAGGTAACTCAACATCGCATGAATCCCCTTCGCTTTGCTTCCGCCTTTTGGAATAACATCCATTGAATGTTCATGCCATTGAATCGTATCGAACACATGATGATCGTCCAAATAAGTTGGAACATCTTCTTTTTCGAAAAAGAGCAAGGCCTGATAAATCTCATTTTCCTTATAAAAATGGGGATGATAGGCTGGGGCTGGATGTTTTAAGGATTCAAAACTAGTTAGGATAAAAGGGTGATTTTTTTGGTTAGCCCCCATTTGCTCGCTCCCTAAATAAGCTAATGGATGTTGATGGGATTCCGCTAATTCCAATAAGTGATCCATATCTTGTATTTTAAAAGGGTTCTTATAGATCTCCTTATCCCCTACTCGAACATATTGACCATTATAGCTAAGGTAAGACTGAATGCCTAATTCCTGTCGAATGTGCTGATGCATAAAAGGAGCCCGCCCAGTCG
This region includes:
- a CDS encoding Cof-type HAD-IIB family hydrolase, yielding MKPKIVFFDIDGTLLNQHKKLPVSAMKAVAKLQEAGIYTAIATGRAPFMHQHIRQELGIQSYLSYNGQYVRVGDKEIYKNPFKIQDMDHLLELAESHQHPLAYLGSEQMGANQKNHPFILTSFESLKHPAPAYHPHFYKENEIYQALLFFEKEDVPTYLDDHHVFDTIQWHEHSMDVIPKGGSKAKGIHAMLSYLGIAPEEAVAFGDGLNDIEMLKFVGHGIAMGNAVQAAKEAARDVTKPVDQDGIAFGLQKLGLIPAS
- a CDS encoding YkyA family protein → MIHRIKTFSLFLPLIGLLFIGGCSKQASPAEQAYTDMEKAAHEEKTFNDQQKPLIQEEQKEQNLYNEIMALDMKHFDQISAKSEEALKSIKKRRTLIMKEKESIDQAEKVFEKAVPLLKEVKTGKSATYAKALINDMSNRKSAFQTLYKDYSDSLDQETALFNLLKTKNLTVEKLQAQLDKVNNSYKKINTDKDKFNNSTNQFNQDKKNFYKSMNIMGKHSG
- the def gene encoding peptide deformylase, translating into MLTMEDIVREGHPALRKVSKEVTLPPSEEEKEILQKMMEFLKNSQDDELAEKYKLRAGIGLAAPQIAINKRMIAIYLIEEDGKVHEYAWFNPKIISHSVEETYLESGEGCLSVDREVEGYVPRYARIRVKAYDLSGKEVSVKLKGLAAIAVQHEIDHLDGIMFYDRINKEDPFKIPDGVPKK